In Chitinophagaceae bacterium, the genomic window TGGCAAAAAGCACCATAAAATCGGCAGACTTAGAGCACCGGCGCACCATTAATTATAATATAGGAAAGTATAATGCCGTAGTACTGCAGGGTAAGCTGCAATTTGCCCATACTGAATTGGCCCGGAAAAAAGCCAAGCTCAGGAAATGGGATGCAATTGAAAACCTGGATAAATACCTGGAGCATTTTGAACAGCAAATAAGCAGCCGTGGCGCAAAAGTTTTATGGGCAGAAAATGGCCAGCAGGCAGTGGATGCAATTGTAAATATTTGCAAAGAAAAAAATTGCAAAACGGTGGTAAAAAGCAAAAGCATGACCACCGAAGAAATTCATCTCAATAAATTTTTGGAAGAAAACGGCATTGAAAGCATAGAAACCGATTTGGGCGAATACATACAGCAATTGGATGGCGAACCTCCTTACCATATTGTTACACCTGCTATGCACAAAAGCAAGGAAGATGTAGCAAAACTTTTTGCCAATAAACTGGGCACCGATCCCAAACTTACACCACAGGAGCTCACCCTTGTGGCCCGAAATATTTTACGCAAAAAATATATTGAAGCAGAAGTAGGTATTACCGGAGCTAATTTTATTATTGGCGATATAGGCGCAATTGCCGTTACAGAAAATGAAGGCAATGCAAGGCTTAGCTGCGCTTTTCCAAAAACACATATTGTACTGGTAGGTATCGAAAAAATGATTCCTTCTATTACCGACCTTGCTCTTTTTTGGCCATTGCTTAGCACATTTGGCACCGGACAAAAACTTACGGTATACAGCAACATTATTTGCGGGCCAAGGCAAACAGGCGAAACTGACGGGCCCGAAGAAATGTTTGTGATCTTACTCGACAACAACCGTACAGAAATTTTAAAAAATACGGCGCAACGAGAAAGTTTATATTGTATCCGCTGCGGCGCTTGCCTTAATGCCTGCCCGGTTTATAAAAATATAGGCGGCCACTCTTATGGCGCTACTTATAGCGGGCCCATAGGCAGCGTAATTACGCCGCATTTACAGGGCCTCGATGAATACAAGCATTTGAGTTATGCCTCTTCGCTTTGCGGCAATTGTACCGAAGTATGCCCGGTAAATATTGGCATTCATCAACTATTGTTAAACAACAGAAAGGAGGCTGTTGAAAACGGGTTGAGCAATCTTAGCGAACGCTACGCTTGGAAGGCCTGGAAGCTGGCATCACTTAGCCGTAAAATGATGAACCTGGGAAACGGGGATTTAAAAAATAAAATGGTAAATGGTATGTTTAAGGGCTGGGCCAAACACAGGGATAACCTGCACTTCAGCAAAAAAACATTTAACCAGATGTGGAAAGAGAAACGGGGAAATTCATAAATATTATTTTATCAGGTTTTGGTTATGGGATTGCTCATCTATTCAAATCAAATATCGGTGCGGCTCCAGTATATCTGCAAGTTTATATTTGCAGAGCGTTTAAATTGTGCTTACAGTATTACACAACATGCCGAAAGTTTTGAAAAACACGATGGGCCAAAAATTAATTACAGTAACCGTACTATTTCCGGAGATTGCCTGCAACTAATGCCCCACGGCCTGCTTTTTGAAAAAGGGATTGAAGATCAAAAAATATTTTGTTTTGACTTTGAAGGGCAAAAAGCATTTTTTAAATCGGGCCTTGGGTATAGGTTTGATATTTTTGCAGCATCATTTTATTTAATCAGTCGCTACGAAGAATATTTGCCGCATCAAAAAGATTTTTACGGAAGATATAACAGTAAAAATTCACTTGCTTTTAAAGAAGGATTTTTTAATGTTCCGCTTGTGGATATTTGGATCAATCATTTTGCTACAGTGCTACAACAGCAATTCCCTTCATTCAGATACGCAATGGGCAGTTTTTCATTTTTGCCTACTTATGATATTGATATTGCATTTTCCTATAAAAATAAAGGGCTGCTCCGCAATGCAGGAGGGTTTTTTAAAAGGCCTTCGTTGGAGCGGTTATCGGTCTTGGCAGGCTTCAGCAAAGATCCATTTGACAGTTATGAAATAATGGATACCATCAATCATCAATTTGAATTAATGCCGGTATATTTTTTTTTAGTTGCAGAAAAAAATAGTGTGTATGATAAAAATATACTACCCGGTAACGCCAGCCTGCAAAAGTTAATTGCCCAACATGCTACGCAATATGACTTGGGTATCCATCCTTCCTGGGCATCCAATGAAAACGGAGAAATGCTTCAAAATGAGAAAAGGGTATTGGAAAAAATTGCCGGCAAAACCATTACAAAATCAAGGCAACATTTTATAAAAATGGATTTGCCTGAAACATACGAGCAGCTTTTGCGCAATGGCATTACCGGTGATTACAGTATGGGTAGTGGCAGCATCAATGGTTTTAGAGCATCTACTGCATCTGCATTTTATTGGTATAACTTAAAAACTGAGACGGTAACGCAACTTAAAATACATCCATTTTGCTTTATGGATGCCAATAGTTTTTATGAACAAAAATTTACCGTGGAGCAAGCTGCCGAAGAGTTATTGTATTATTACCGGCAATGCCGGCAGGTAAATGGCCAATTGAT contains:
- a CDS encoding iron-sulfur cluster-binding protein, producing the protein MSEASKIFLAKSTIKSADLEHRRTINYNIGKYNAVVLQGKLQFAHTELARKKAKLRKWDAIENLDKYLEHFEQQISSRGAKVLWAENGQQAVDAIVNICKEKNCKTVVKSKSMTTEEIHLNKFLEENGIESIETDLGEYIQQLDGEPPYHIVTPAMHKSKEDVAKLFANKLGTDPKLTPQELTLVARNILRKKYIEAEVGITGANFIIGDIGAIAVTENEGNARLSCAFPKTHIVLVGIEKMIPSITDLALFWPLLSTFGTGQKLTVYSNIICGPRQTGETDGPEEMFVILLDNNRTEILKNTAQRESLYCIRCGACLNACPVYKNIGGHSYGATYSGPIGSVITPHLQGLDEYKHLSYASSLCGNCTEVCPVNIGIHQLLLNNRKEAVENGLSNLSERYAWKAWKLASLSRKMMNLGNGDLKNKMVNGMFKGWAKHRDNLHFSKKTFNQMWKEKRGNS